Proteins found in one Serinicoccus marinus DSM 15273 genomic segment:
- a CDS encoding glycoside hydrolase family 13 protein, which yields MPSALDQHLPRDWWTSAVVYQIYPRSFADGDGDGIGDLRGVLDHLDHLEHLGVDVVWLSPVYRSPQDDNGYDISDYHDVDPVFGSLADLDEVVAALHARGIRLVMDLVVNHTSDEHAWFEESRSSRGSDRRDWYWWRPPREGHTGGESGAEPTDWRSFFSGPAWTWDEATGEYYLHLFSRKQPDLNWENPQVRQAVYAMMRWWLARGVDGFRMDVINLVSKPATLTDGDASHAVVDGPRMHEFLHEMHQEVFAEHPRAFLTVGEMPGVDVDEARRYTDPERQEVDMVFQFEHVDLGIGPGGKFDRVPVTMPQLRESLMRWQTGLAERGWNSLYWDNHDQPRAVSRFGDDDPVWRERSAKTLATVLHTLRGTPYVYQGEELGMTNLPFAGPEELRDIESLNHLAERQAGGASVEELLPGVREVGRDNARTPVQWTAGPGAGFSAGEPWIGVNPNHTEINARAQVGVAGSVLEHYRALIALRHDEPVVARGGVTPLAMEHPDLWAFGRDFGDARLLTLASFTREPISLPEDLLDGWREADVAISTSPEAAAGVQDGGVLLGWESVVLVRRG from the coding sequence ATGCCGTCTGCTCTCGACCAGCACCTTCCCCGCGACTGGTGGACCTCCGCCGTCGTCTACCAGATCTACCCCCGCAGCTTCGCCGACGGCGACGGCGACGGCATCGGGGACCTGCGGGGCGTCCTGGACCACCTCGACCACCTGGAGCACCTCGGCGTCGACGTGGTCTGGCTGAGCCCGGTCTACCGCAGCCCGCAGGACGACAACGGCTACGACATCAGCGACTACCACGACGTCGACCCGGTCTTCGGCTCGCTGGCGGACCTGGACGAGGTGGTCGCGGCGCTGCACGCCCGGGGGATCCGGCTGGTCATGGACCTCGTGGTCAACCACACCAGCGACGAGCACGCGTGGTTCGAGGAGAGCCGGTCCTCCCGGGGGTCCGACCGGCGCGACTGGTACTGGTGGCGCCCGCCGCGCGAGGGGCATACCGGAGGGGAGTCGGGCGCCGAGCCGACCGACTGGCGCTCGTTCTTCTCCGGCCCGGCGTGGACCTGGGACGAGGCGACGGGGGAGTACTACCTCCACCTGTTCAGCCGTAAGCAGCCCGATCTCAACTGGGAGAACCCGCAGGTCAGGCAGGCGGTCTACGCGATGATGCGGTGGTGGCTGGCCCGCGGGGTGGACGGCTTCCGGATGGACGTCATCAACCTCGTCTCGAAGCCCGCGACCCTCACCGACGGCGACGCCTCCCACGCGGTGGTGGACGGGCCGCGGATGCACGAGTTCCTCCACGAGATGCACCAGGAGGTCTTCGCCGAGCATCCCCGCGCCTTCCTCACCGTCGGTGAGATGCCGGGTGTCGACGTCGACGAGGCCCGCCGCTACACCGACCCGGAGCGGCAGGAGGTGGACATGGTCTTCCAGTTCGAGCACGTCGACCTCGGCATCGGGCCGGGCGGGAAGTTCGACCGGGTGCCGGTGACGATGCCGCAGCTGCGTGAGAGCCTCATGCGCTGGCAGACCGGGCTGGCCGAGCGCGGCTGGAACAGCCTCTACTGGGACAACCACGACCAACCCCGAGCCGTGTCCCGCTTCGGCGACGACGACCCGGTCTGGCGGGAGCGTTCGGCGAAGACGCTCGCGACCGTCCTGCACACGCTGCGCGGCACGCCCTACGTCTACCAGGGCGAGGAGCTGGGGATGACCAACCTCCCCTTCGCCGGTCCCGAGGAGCTGCGCGACATCGAGTCGCTCAACCACCTCGCCGAGCGGCAGGCGGGCGGCGCCTCCGTCGAGGAGCTGCTGCCGGGGGTGCGTGAGGTGGGTCGCGACAACGCCCGGACGCCGGTGCAGTGGACGGCCGGCCCCGGGGCAGGCTTCAGCGCGGGCGAGCCGTGGATCGGCGTGAACCCCAACCACACGGAGATCAACGCGCGGGCCCAGGTGGGGGTGGCCGGGTCGGTCCTCGAGCACTACCGCGCGCTCATCGCGCTGCGGCACGACGAGCCGGTCGTGGCGCGCGGCGGCGTCACGCCGCTGGCGATGGAGCATCCCGACCTGTGGGCCTTCGGCCGGGACTTCGGCGACGCCCGGCTGCTGACCCTGGCCTCGTTCACCCGGGAGCCGATCAGCCTGCCGGAGGACCTGCTCGACGGCTGGCGTGAGGCGGACGTGGCGATCTCAACCTCACCGGAGGCCGCGGCGGGCGTGCAGGACGGCGGCGTGCTGCTGGGCTGGGAGTCGGTCGTGCTGGTCAGACGAGGCTGA
- a CDS encoding gluconokinase codes for MTPLPDPAGEPVHLVVMGVSGTGKSTIAQALEARLGWEFAEGDDFHPEANVAKMASGRPLVDEDRWPWLEALAAWTAERDARGEPTVLTCSALREAYRDILRRGGDGTWFVHLVGDKGLLLDRMSSREHFMPPSLLESQLDTLEPLGAEERGAVYDVANPPERIARMVLAQLDRD; via the coding sequence GTGACGCCGCTGCCGGACCCGGCCGGCGAGCCGGTGCACCTGGTGGTCATGGGGGTCTCCGGCACGGGCAAGTCCACGATCGCCCAGGCGCTGGAGGCACGGCTGGGCTGGGAGTTCGCCGAGGGCGACGACTTCCACCCCGAGGCCAACGTCGCCAAGATGGCCAGCGGCCGACCGCTGGTCGACGAGGACCGCTGGCCCTGGCTGGAGGCGCTCGCCGCCTGGACCGCCGAGCGGGACGCCCGTGGCGAGCCGACGGTCCTCACCTGCTCGGCGCTGCGGGAGGCATACCGCGACATCCTGCGACGCGGTGGCGACGGCACGTGGTTCGTCCACCTCGTCGGTGACAAGGGCCTGCTGCTGGACCGGATGAGCTCGCGGGAGCACTTCATGCCGCCCTCGCTGCTGGAGTCGCAGCTCGACACGCTGGAGCCGCTCGGCGCCGAGGAACGGGGCGCGGTCTACGACGTCGCCAACCCGCCGGAGCGGATCGCGCGGATGGTGCTCGCCCAGCTCGACCGGGACTGA
- a CDS encoding GntP family permease, which translates to MEPMDPVYGAGTLLTIAAVAVAVLLFLIITLRMHAFVALITVSLVTGLAAGIPFRELAGVATSFFGSTLGSVALLVGLGAMIGRILEVTGGAQVLADTMINRFGEKRAPMALGVAALLFGIPIFFDAGLMVFLPIIFSVARKFGGSVLLYALPAAGAFAAMHAIVPPHPGPVTAATELGGSIGLSMLIGIPAAFVAWYVGVHLVTVGYAGRVYVPINDTILRGTVSGEPSDLDDGDDDERAERIASGEEKVAPPSFGTVLGLLLLPFVLIALNTGIETLRAAGTLGDSPILDALVFIGQTPVALLITLLVSTYTLGTRGRSLATVESLLNDALGPICAIILITGAGGMFGGVLRYSGIGAALSESLADLGLPLIVSAFLIATLLRVAQGSATVALTTTSGLMAAGVAAADLSDLKIACLVLAIAAGATVLSHVNDSGFWLVSRFFGMDVKTTLRTWTVLETTLGVSIFLIGLLVWFVVP; encoded by the coding sequence ATGGAGCCCATGGATCCCGTCTACGGAGCGGGGACCCTGCTCACCATCGCGGCGGTCGCCGTGGCGGTGCTGCTCTTCCTCATCATCACGCTGCGGATGCACGCCTTCGTGGCGCTCATCACCGTCAGTCTCGTCACCGGCCTGGCGGCCGGCATCCCGTTCCGGGAGCTCGCGGGCGTCGCCACCAGCTTCTTCGGCTCGACTCTCGGCTCGGTGGCGCTGCTCGTCGGCCTCGGGGCGATGATCGGGCGGATCCTCGAGGTCACCGGCGGCGCGCAGGTGCTCGCCGACACGATGATCAACCGCTTCGGGGAGAAACGCGCCCCCATGGCGCTGGGCGTCGCGGCGCTGCTCTTCGGCATACCGATCTTCTTCGACGCCGGCCTCATGGTCTTCCTGCCGATCATCTTCTCGGTCGCCCGCAAGTTCGGCGGGTCGGTGCTCCTGTATGCCCTCCCCGCCGCCGGTGCCTTCGCCGCCATGCACGCGATCGTGCCGCCGCACCCCGGTCCGGTCACGGCGGCGACCGAGCTGGGCGGGTCGATCGGGCTGAGCATGCTCATCGGCATCCCGGCCGCCTTCGTGGCGTGGTACGTCGGCGTCCACCTCGTGACCGTCGGCTACGCGGGCCGGGTCTACGTCCCCATCAACGACACGATCCTGCGCGGCACGGTCTCGGGGGAGCCCTCGGACCTCGACGACGGCGACGACGACGAGCGTGCGGAGCGGATCGCCTCGGGCGAGGAGAAGGTGGCGCCACCTTCCTTCGGCACGGTGCTGGGGCTGCTGCTGCTGCCGTTCGTCCTCATCGCGCTCAACACGGGCATCGAGACGCTGCGGGCCGCGGGCACGCTGGGCGACAGCCCCATCCTGGACGCCCTCGTCTTCATCGGCCAGACACCGGTGGCCCTGCTCATCACGCTGCTGGTCTCGACCTACACCCTCGGCACGCGGGGCCGTTCGCTCGCCACGGTCGAGAGCCTGCTCAACGACGCCCTCGGGCCGATCTGCGCGATCATCCTCATCACCGGCGCCGGTGGCATGTTCGGCGGGGTGCTGCGCTACTCCGGGATCGGTGCCGCGCTCTCGGAGAGCCTGGCCGACCTCGGGCTGCCGCTCATCGTCTCGGCCTTCCTCATCGCCACCCTGCTGCGGGTGGCCCAGGGTTCGGCGACCGTGGCGCTGACGACGACCTCCGGGCTCATGGCGGCCGGTGTCGCGGCGGCGGACCTGTCCGACCTGAAGATCGCCTGCCTCGTGCTGGCGATCGCCGCGGGGGCCACCGTGCTCTCGCACGTCAACGACTCCGGCTTCTGGCTGGTCAGCCGGTTCTTCGGGATGGACGTCAAGACCACGCTGCGGACCTGGACGGTGCTGGAGACGACGCTCGGCGTCTCGATCTTCCTCATCGGTCTGCTCGTCTGGTTCGTGGTCCCGTGA
- a CDS encoding IMPACT family protein, with the protein MEPTTCRTLAAPVVARLEDRRSVFECWLRRVEDEADARGVVDEARRTLWDARHHCSAFVLGVDASVVRSNDDGEPAGSAGMPMLEALTHAGLTDVVAVVSRWFGGTKLGTGGLARAYGGVVREALEQAVPLTRVLVEEVDVRIGHDLAGRLEHDLRVRGVSIGEARYAQEVTLPVLVPVRDAPSLPDLLAELSGGRADLVAASARRRWVDAPDDT; encoded by the coding sequence GTGGAGCCCACGACCTGCCGCACCCTCGCCGCCCCGGTGGTGGCGCGTCTGGAGGACAGGCGCTCGGTCTTCGAGTGCTGGTTGCGCCGGGTGGAGGACGAGGCCGATGCCCGGGGCGTCGTCGACGAGGCCCGACGGACGCTCTGGGACGCCAGGCACCACTGCTCCGCCTTCGTGCTCGGCGTGGACGCCTCGGTGGTCCGGAGCAACGACGACGGCGAGCCCGCCGGCAGCGCGGGTATGCCGATGCTCGAGGCGCTCACGCACGCCGGTCTCACCGACGTCGTCGCCGTGGTCAGCCGCTGGTTCGGCGGGACGAAGCTGGGCACCGGCGGCCTCGCCCGGGCCTACGGGGGCGTGGTGCGCGAGGCGTTGGAGCAGGCGGTGCCGCTCACCCGGGTGCTCGTCGAGGAGGTCGACGTGCGCATCGGGCACGACCTGGCCGGCCGGTTGGAGCACGACCTGCGGGTGCGCGGGGTGAGCATCGGCGAGGCGCGGTATGCCCAGGAGGTCACGCTGCCGGTCCTGGTCCCGGTGCGGGACGCGCCCTCGCTGCCGGACCTGCTGGCCGAGCTCTCCGGCGGTCGGGCCGATCTCGTCGCCGCCAGCGCCCGTCGCCGCTGGGTCGACGCGCCCGACGACACCTGA
- a CDS encoding copper resistance CopC family protein yields the protein MVLTRRLLAALLAAGFLTVPVAAQAHDELTGSEPADGDSAEAPDELTLTFSGDIAEVGAAVTVTAPDGSSVTDGEPEVDGTEVEQDLVDELGDGEYAVAWRVTSEDGHPISGEFAFTVEGEGSPTEEDEDSSAEATSEAAAPEESGDAPQESDEAEPAPTPEDTDSAAAEEETTEDAGETSGEAAAGPTGVPAWAWAVVAVAAAGLLGMLAWTWQRGRS from the coding sequence ATGGTCCTCACGCGCAGACTCCTCGCGGCCCTGCTCGCTGCCGGCTTCCTCACGGTCCCCGTGGCCGCCCAGGCCCACGACGAGCTGACCGGCAGCGAGCCCGCCGACGGCGACAGCGCCGAGGCGCCCGACGAGCTGACGCTGACCTTCAGCGGGGACATCGCGGAGGTCGGTGCGGCGGTCACCGTCACGGCCCCGGACGGGTCGTCGGTCACCGACGGTGAGCCCGAGGTCGACGGGACCGAGGTCGAGCAGGACCTCGTGGACGAGCTCGGCGACGGTGAGTATGCCGTGGCCTGGCGGGTGACCAGCGAGGACGGCCACCCCATCTCCGGTGAGTTCGCCTTCACCGTCGAGGGTGAGGGCTCGCCGACCGAGGAGGATGAGGACAGCTCGGCGGAGGCCACGTCCGAGGCCGCCGCGCCGGAGGAGTCGGGCGACGCCCCCCAGGAGAGCGACGAGGCCGAGCCGGCGCCGACACCGGAGGACACCGACTCCGCCGCGGCCGAGGAGGAGACCACCGAGGACGCCGGCGAGACCTCGGGCGAGGCCGCCGCAGGGCCCACCGGGGTACCCGCATGGGCCTGGGCCGTGGTGGCCGTCGCCGCCGCGGGACTGCTCGGCATGCTGGCCTGGACCTGGCAGCGGGGACGCTCCTGA
- a CDS encoding DUF3073 domain-containing protein gives MGRGRAKAKQIKVARKLKYSAPDTDLSALERELHSTRGEFDYTPPSEESDSDDDLDSEDDPYAEDEGDDYGSWAAGGR, from the coding sequence ATGGGGCGCGGCCGGGCCAAGGCAAAGCAGATCAAGGTTGCACGGAAGCTGAAGTACTCAGCCCCCGACACCGACCTCTCGGCTCTCGAGCGGGAGCTGCACTCCACGCGTGGGGAGTTCGACTACACCCCGCCGAGCGAGGAGTCCGACAGCGACGACGACCTCGACTCCGAGGACGACCCCTACGCCGAGGACGAGGGAGACGACTACGGCTCCTGGGCCGCCGGCGGCCGTTGA
- the purM gene encoding phosphoribosylformylglycinamidine cyclo-ligase, giving the protein MSDQPITYASAGVDVHAGDRAVELMKESVRRAQRPEVLGGLGGFAGMFDASALQGMRRPVLATSTDGVGTKVAIAQAMDVHDTIGQDLVGMVVDDIVVSGAEPLFMTDYIACGQVVPERIAAIVSGIARGCELAGVALVGGETAEHPGLLDPQEYDVAGAATGVVEHDAVLGPHRVADGDVVLALASSGLHSNGFSLVRRVVAAAGWAWDRQVPELGRTLGEECLEPTRIYTRPLLAFVRDLGEDLHALSHVTGGGLAANLARVLPAGTLATIERSWTPPPVFTLVQELGQVPQPDLEQTLNMGVGFVAVLDPDRAERAVDLLTEAGIDTWPIGTVERGDGGQPDADVVQGAKGVDGGSVRVVGSYRP; this is encoded by the coding sequence ATGAGCGACCAGCCGATCACGTATGCCAGCGCCGGCGTCGACGTCCACGCCGGCGACCGCGCGGTGGAGCTCATGAAGGAGTCGGTCCGGCGGGCCCAGCGCCCGGAGGTGCTCGGTGGGCTCGGCGGCTTCGCCGGGATGTTCGACGCCTCCGCGCTGCAGGGCATGCGCCGTCCGGTGCTCGCGACCTCCACGGACGGTGTCGGCACCAAGGTGGCGATCGCCCAGGCGATGGACGTGCACGACACGATCGGGCAGGACCTGGTCGGCATGGTGGTCGACGACATCGTGGTCAGCGGGGCCGAGCCGCTGTTCATGACCGACTACATCGCCTGCGGGCAGGTCGTGCCCGAGCGGATCGCGGCGATCGTCTCGGGCATCGCCCGCGGTTGTGAGCTCGCGGGCGTCGCGCTCGTCGGCGGCGAGACCGCGGAGCACCCGGGCCTGCTCGACCCGCAGGAGTACGACGTGGCGGGCGCGGCGACCGGGGTGGTCGAGCACGACGCGGTGCTCGGGCCGCACCGGGTGGCCGACGGCGACGTCGTCCTGGCGCTGGCCAGCTCGGGCCTGCACAGCAACGGCTTCTCCCTGGTCCGCCGGGTCGTCGCCGCCGCGGGCTGGGCCTGGGACCGCCAGGTGCCCGAGCTCGGCCGCACGCTGGGCGAGGAGTGCCTGGAGCCGACCCGCATCTACACCCGCCCGCTGCTCGCCTTCGTCCGTGACCTCGGGGAGGACCTGCACGCGCTCTCGCACGTCACCGGGGGCGGGCTCGCGGCCAACCTGGCTCGGGTCCTGCCCGCCGGGACGCTCGCCACGATCGAGCGGTCGTGGACGCCACCGCCGGTCTTCACCCTCGTCCAGGAGCTGGGGCAGGTGCCCCAGCCGGACCTGGAGCAGACGCTCAACATGGGGGTGGGCTTCGTCGCGGTCCTCGACCCCGACCGTGCCGAGCGGGCGGTCGACCTGCTCACCGAGGCCGGCATCGATACCTGGCCGATCGGCACGGTCGAGCGCGGCGACGGTGGGCAGCCGGACGCCGACGTCGTGCAGGGCGCCAAGGGTGTGGACGGAGGATCGGTGCGCGTCGTCGGGAGCTACCGCCCCTGA
- a CDS encoding SigE family RNA polymerase sigma factor, with protein MARAARPVDEDFARFVGAHQHTLQRAAYLLCGDRELARDLTQEALTRTAQRWHRVRDGLPLAYARRILYTVNVDRWRRTGPEVLTDTPPERASSGDDAWATSLAIRDALQQLPPRVRAVVVLRYVEDLDVATTAQTLGISDGTVKSQTSDGIRRLRELLTEVRTDA; from the coding sequence GTGGCACGAGCGGCCCGCCCGGTCGACGAGGACTTCGCCCGCTTCGTCGGGGCTCACCAGCACACGCTGCAGCGCGCGGCCTACCTGCTGTGCGGTGATCGTGAGCTGGCCCGCGACCTGACCCAGGAGGCGTTGACCCGGACCGCCCAGCGCTGGCACAGGGTCAGGGACGGACTCCCGCTCGCGTATGCGCGGCGCATCCTCTACACCGTCAACGTCGACCGTTGGCGGCGCACCGGGCCAGAGGTCCTCACCGACACCCCGCCAGAGCGTGCGTCGTCCGGGGACGACGCGTGGGCGACCTCCCTGGCGATCCGTGACGCACTGCAGCAACTACCTCCCCGGGTGCGGGCCGTGGTGGTGCTGCGCTACGTCGAGGACCTCGACGTCGCGACGACAGCGCAGACGCTCGGCATCAGCGACGGCACGGTGAAGAGCCAGACCAGCGACGGCATCCGCCGCCTGCGTGAACTCCTGACCGAGGTGAGGACCGATGCATAA